The candidate division WOR-3 bacterium genomic interval TGTTCAGTTTATCAGTGGTTTTAAGTATGCGGTGGGTACGCTTCAGGGTGTTGATGAAAATTCGGGTAGTGGGAAGAAAGGCAGGTTAAAATCCCTGGTGGTTTATCCGACTCCGGCGTCAAAAAGAGTCAAGATAAGATATGACCTGATTCAACAGTGTGCGGTTGAGCTGTTGTTTTACGATGTCACTGGTGCGTGCATAAAAAGGTTAAAGAGAGGTTCTCTTATGCCGGGGACTTATCAGGAGGAGTTTGATCTTCGTGATTTAGCTGTTGGGGTTTATTTCATCGTCGTCAAACAGGATAAAGAAAAGGTGAGTAAAAAGGTTTTGTTGATAAAGTAGTTCTTTTGTTTTTTCTTTAAACGTTTAATATATCTCTCGAACAAATTGTTATTCTCTATAAATATTGATAAGCAGAGTCCTTTCTAACTGTGTAACTACCGAGTGGTAAGATTTCATGATTTAATCCTGTTAACTCAAAGATAAACTTGACGTCGGTGTCACCAGACTGTTTCGTTACGGTGCTGATAACGGAAGATTGAATGCTGATCCACATAATAAATTTGACCAATACCATATTTTAACGCCACCGATTTCATCACTTGGATATGTGCCCAGGTGGTTTCCACATCAATTAACTCCGCATAGAGGATAATCGCTAAAATTACTCAGTCCGGTTTTATCTTTTAAAAAATACCCCCAAATAGTCCAGTTTTAACTTTTACCTAACATCTCTCAAATCGAGTATTGACTTTGCCATATATTTACATAGAATATACTATAAATAAAGGAGGTTAAAATGCCTTTCAGCGGAATGATAATAGTCATCATTCTCTTAATTATCATCAGCGCAATTAAGATCTTGAGAGAGTATGAGCGGGCAGTTGTCTTCAGACTCGGGAGGTTCTTAAGCGTCAAAGGACCCGGTCTATTCATTCTCTGGCCGGGGATTGATAAAATGATCAAGGTATCACTGAGAGTAATCACAATGGATGTTCCTCCTCAGGACGTAATCACCAAAGACAACATTTCGATAAAGGTGAATGCCGTGGCGTATTTCCGGGTCTTTGAACCGAGTAAAGCAATCCTGGAGGTCGAAGACTACCTCTATGCGACGAGCCAGCTTGCTCAAACCACACTGCGCAGTGTACTCGGCGAATACGAACTCGATGATATCCTTATGAAACGGGAAAAGATAAATCTACGGCTGCAGAAGATCATCGACCTGCAGACCGACCCCTGGGGAATAAAGGTTTCCACGGTTGAAATTAAGCACGTGGATATTCCCCAAGAGATGCAGAGGGCGATTGCCCGTCAGGCCGAAGCAGAAAGAGAACGTCGTGCAAAGGTGATTCATGCTGAAGGAGAACTGCAAGCCGCTGAGAAGTTGAACCAGGCAGCCAAGATAATAAGTGAAACACCTACCGGCATACAATTGCGTTTCCTGCAGACCCTGACCGAGGTGGCGACGGAGAAAAATTCAACGACGATCTTTCCGGTTCCGATAGACCTCTTTGCACCGTTCATAAAGAAAATCAGCAGTAAAGAATGATTGATGTTTATCAGCAAAAATCCCTGAATTACTTCGAGGTCGTCAAAGATGTCATAAGGAAATACCTGGATTTAAATGTCTTTGACGCCGGTTCTTTCGAGATTCCAGCAAACGCCTATAATCCATTGCGTCAGCAGTACAACGCAATGCATATTATTAATTATCTCATTACACTGAGCGAAAAAAAGAAAGCTATGAAGCTGGGAATTGTCGACGTTGACATCTATTCTCAAGGAATGAATTTCATCTTCGGTCTGGCAGCTCCCCTTCAAAAAACCGCTCTCGTCTCCACCCACCGTCTATTCGGTGAAAGACTTCTCGAGAGAATCTCCAAAGAGGTAATCCATGAATTAGGACATCTTCTTGGTCTTCGGCACTGTTCTAATGAAAAATGTGTTATGCGTTTTTCTATGACGATTCAGGATACCGACGATAAGGATCTTGGTTTTTGTAAAGAATGCAGGAGTAAAATTGAATAAATACACTCTTTTCACCCCGGGGCCCACTGACATACCGCCTGACGTACTGAAAGTACTCTCAAAACCCATCTTCTATCATCGGGAAGAGAATTTCGCTAAACTTCTAAAAGAGGTAACCGACGCCCTCGGAAAAATCCTCTCGAGCAGCGGTAAAATCTATTTCTTTACATCCTCGGGGACCGGAGCCATGGAAGCGGCATGTACCAATATTCTTTCAAGCAAGGATAAACCAGTCGTCGCGCTCTGTGGAAAATTCGGCCAGCGGTGGCTGGAATTATGTAAAGCGTACAGGATAAAACCGATTGTAATCAAAGAAGATTACGGTAAAGCGATATCTCCCGATAAAATAGAGAAAGTTCTAAAGAAACGGAAAAGTCCGACGGTGCTGTTTACAACCCTCACTGAAACTTCAACCGGGGTACTTAATGATATCAAAGCATTCGGTAAAATTACAAAAAAATTCAACGCATATCTGGTCGTCGACGGAGTCGCCGGTATCGGAGCCGACCGCTGTTATCAGGACGAATGGAATATCGATATCCTGGTCGGAGCATCCCAGAAGGCATTGATGTCACCTCCTGGAATATCTTTTATTTCAGTCAGTAAACGCGCGCTTAAAAAAATACAAACCTCAACGCTTCCAAAGTATTATTTCGATCTCAATATATACGAAAAGTTCAGAGAAAAAGCGCAAACACCCTGGACGCCTGCAATCAACGTCCTCGTCGGCCTCGCCCGCGGTCTCAAAATTATTCTGAAAAGAGGCATCGAGAAAAATTTTCTATATCACCAGAGACTCGGCGACCATACGCGTCAACGTGTTCAAAAGATGGGGCTTGAGATAATGCCAAGCCGTCCTTCAAACGCATTAACCGTCGTAAAGATGCCTGAGGATATCGGTGCCACACGGATTATAAAGAGAGTAAAAGAAAAATACGGCATACTCTTTGCCGACGGTCAGGCGGAACTTAAAAACAGGATAATCAGAATCGGACATATGGGTAATTACTCGATAAGAAAAATGGACCGGGCACTTGATGCCTTAGCAGAGGTCTTAAACCAATGGAGAAGGTAGTATGAATAGATACATTAAGTTGGGATTTGAAGGTATTGAGCTGGAGCTTCCGGTTCACGCCCTGTATCTCTATCGGGAGAGCGACCAGCTCCTTTCCAACATCATCCCTCTGATTACCGAGGGAAATGAAAGAAAGGAAAGATGTATCTTCATCGGTAAAGAAAAAGAGTGTAAACTCTTAAAGAAAAGATTCAAAAAACATATTACGACAATCAGTAAAGGCGTGGAAGCTGCGGATTTTATTCCCTGGATAAAAAGTGAGTATGACAAACTGCCGAAATCATATCGAGGATTGAGGGTATTTCTCCAGAGTACCCCAGATTTTATTAACTATGAAGATATTCTCGATGACTTCAACACTCAACCTGATCTCCGTCTCTTCTTATTGTGCCAGTATCAAATAACCGACATCAGCTCTGATCAACTCCTCAATATTCTCAAAATACATCCCTATGTCTTCGTCGAGCATCTTTTGAAACCGAACTGTTTCTACTCAAGGGTGAAACATCGCATCTGGCTGGATCCTTTAACCGGTATCTTCAACAGGCGATATTTCGAAAATCAGCTGAGTAAAGAACTGCAGCGCGCCTCACGCTATGAACACACCCTTTCGATTCTCTTCATCGACATCGATCAGTTCAAGAAGATAAATGATGAGTTCGGTCATCAGGTCGGAGACAGCGTTCTTTCTCAATTATCCGACATCCTTGAAAGAAGCGTCCGCAGTGTCGACGTGGTGGCGCGTTACGGAGGCGATGAATTCATCATTTTACTTCCTGAAACCAAGAAAACCTATGCACTCAAAACCGCGGAACGGATATTGAAACACATAAAAAACTATGATTTTTTCAAAAATGCGCTTAAGGTGAAAGAGTTGAATATCTCAATCGGGATCGCCGGTTTTCCTGAAGATGCGGGAGGTACGTATGAATTAATCAAGAAAGCGGATACAGCTCTTTACCAGGCGAAACGCGAGGGCGGTGGAAAAGCACTTTTATGTAAATAGGTTCCATTTAATTTTTATAAGGAGGTAAAATGCCGATAACACCGTTAGAAATACGGAAACAGGAATTTAGAAAATCACTGCGCGGCTATGATCCTCATGAAGTCCGTTCTTTTCTGGAAATGGTCTCCACGGAAATAGAAAATCTGTTGAGAGAAAACGCGGGTTTGAATGAAAAGGTGAAGGATATGGATGCAAAGATCGAAGACTACCGACGGATGGAGAAGATACTCCAGGACACCCTCACCACCACACAGAAAGCCGCTGACGAAGTGAAGAACGGCGCCCGTAAAGAAGCCGAAACCATAATCGCAAATGCACGGGTTGAAGCCCAGCGATTTTTGAAAGAAGCCCAATCCGAACTCGCCCGGGTAAAAGAAGAGACAAAGATGATCGAGCATCAAAAACTGTTGCTGGTTTCAGAATTCCGCGGACTTCTGGAATCCTACCTGAGACTCCTTGAAAGGCTGGAAAATAAATGAGGAAAGAATAAGTGAGGGAAAAAGCTACAGAAGCAGCACGGTTTTTAAGGCGGAAGATAAAAGCCAGGCCGCGCATCGGAATCATTCTCGGTACTGGTCTCCATCAACTGGCAAAGGCGATCACTGTGAAGGCTTCAATTCCTTATGAAAAAATTCCCAACTTTCCCACTTCAACCGTGGAATTTCACAAAGGAAGACTGCTTATCGGCAGGCTGAGGGGCAAACAGATCATCGCCATGCAGGGACGTTTTCATTACTATGAAGGATATAGTGCAAAAGAAATAACCCTTCCCATCATTGTAATGAAAATGCTCGGCATAAGATACCTGATAATCTCCAATGCCAGCGGCGGCCTGAATCCACAATTTTCACCGGGTGATATAATGGTGATCACCGACCATATAAATCTCCTGCCTGATAATCCTCTACGCGGTCCCAATGATCCCCGCCTGGGTCCGAGATTTCCTGATCTGTACAACTGTTATAATGACCGCCTGATTAAATCGGCGGAAGAGGTTGCTTTAAAGAAAAGGATAAAGATACAGAAAGGTGTCTATGTCGCTGTGCCGGGTCCCAATCTCGAAACAGGAGCGGAGTACCGCTTTTTAAGGATAATCGGAGCCGATGCCGTAGGTATGTCCACTGTTCCCGAGGTTATAATGGCACGTTATCTGAATATAAAGGTGCTGGGTCTGTCAATCATAACCGATATGGGGATCGCCGACGCACTGGAACCCGCCAGCCTGGAAAAAATTCTGAAAACCGCGGCTAAAGCTGAACCTTTTTTAACGAAACTCGTTTCCGGAATAATCGAAAAATTATGAAAATAAAATTTCATCTATTAATATGGTCCTCTTTTTTTATCCTCTTTTTTATCAATTGCTCGAATAAAACAGAACATATCAAAAAAGCGCGTGAGTTTATTAAGAAATGGGACTATGATCGGGCTTTGACGGAAATCATTTCATACAGAAGAGAACAGGATGCAGAAGTGCAGTATCTTCTGGGTTACTGCTATCTGAAAAAAAACGTCTTTGAGGAAGCGGCTAATTATTTCAAAAATTCATTGGCGATAGATGATCTTTTTAAAGACAGTATCATAAACATCTATGATAAACTCGCAAAGAATGCACTCAGGATAAATGAACCGGAGCGGGCGCTCATCTTTTATCAGGAAGCGGCGAAACTGGTGCCTGAATACGAACAGGCGAGTAACCTCTTTTTGATCGCCGGTTTGAACTTCAAAAAAGGCAATTATCCCGCCGCTTTAAAGGCGTTCATGCGCGCATTTGAAATCGACTCGACCTCAGAGCAGGCGAAGAAAGCAAAATACAACTACATAAAAACACTTAAGGAATGTGACAGTCTGGAACAGGCGCTGCACCTTGCCGAAGAAGAATACGAAAAATTAAAGACCGCCGCCAATATGCTGCAGTTGAATGAGATCCGGTTTGAACTCGGCAGGAAATTGTTTACAGAAGGAGCCCTGGACAGTGC includes:
- a CDS encoding purine-nucleoside phosphorylase: MREKATEAARFLRRKIKARPRIGIILGTGLHQLAKAITVKASIPYEKIPNFPTSTVEFHKGRLLIGRLRGKQIIAMQGRFHYYEGYSAKEITLPIIVMKMLGIRYLIISNASGGLNPQFSPGDIMVITDHINLLPDNPLRGPNDPRLGPRFPDLYNCYNDRLIKSAEEVALKKRIKIQKGVYVAVPGPNLETGAEYRFLRIIGADAVGMSTVPEVIMARYLNIKVLGLSIITDMGIADALEPASLEKILKTAAKAEPFLTKLVSGIIEKL
- a CDS encoding Zn-dependent protease; this translates as MIDVYQQKSLNYFEVVKDVIRKYLDLNVFDAGSFEIPANAYNPLRQQYNAMHIINYLITLSEKKKAMKLGIVDVDIYSQGMNFIFGLAAPLQKTALVSTHRLFGERLLERISKEVIHELGHLLGLRHCSNEKCVMRFSMTIQDTDDKDLGFCKECRSKIE
- a CDS encoding tetratricopeptide repeat protein, whose protein sequence is MKIKFHLLIWSSFFILFFINCSNKTEHIKKAREFIKKWDYDRALTEIISYRREQDAEVQYLLGYCYLKKNVFEEAANYFKNSLAIDDLFKDSIINIYDKLAKNALRINEPERALIFYQEAAKLVPEYEQASNLFLIAGLNFKKGNYPAALKAFMRAFEIDSTSEQAKKAKYNYIKTLKECDSLEQALHLAEEEYEKLKTAANMLQLNEIRFELGRKLFTEGALDSASLFFEQILAMQEPKSLLDISYFYMGEIHLKKGDQSAALKMYKKVLRLNPYEKGEIVKKAKERIKELKEKNR
- a CDS encoding alanine--glyoxylate aminotransferase family protein; this encodes MPTIRILVFVKNAGVKLNKYTLFTPGPTDIPPDVLKVLSKPIFYHREENFAKLLKEVTDALGKILSSSGKIYFFTSSGTGAMEAACTNILSSKDKPVVALCGKFGQRWLELCKAYRIKPIVIKEDYGKAISPDKIEKVLKKRKSPTVLFTTLTETSTGVLNDIKAFGKITKKFNAYLVVDGVAGIGADRCYQDEWNIDILVGASQKALMSPPGISFISVSKRALKKIQTSTLPKYYFDLNIYEKFREKAQTPWTPAINVLVGLARGLKIILKRGIEKNFLYHQRLGDHTRQRVQKMGLEIMPSRPSNALTVVKMPEDIGATRIIKRVKEKYGILFADGQAELKNRIIRIGHMGNYSIRKMDRALDALAEVLNQWRR
- a CDS encoding diguanylate cyclase — translated: MNRYIKLGFEGIELELPVHALYLYRESDQLLSNIIPLITEGNERKERCIFIGKEKECKLLKKRFKKHITTISKGVEAADFIPWIKSEYDKLPKSYRGLRVFLQSTPDFINYEDILDDFNTQPDLRLFLLCQYQITDISSDQLLNILKIHPYVFVEHLLKPNCFYSRVKHRIWLDPLTGIFNRRYFENQLSKELQRASRYEHTLSILFIDIDQFKKINDEFGHQVGDSVLSQLSDILERSVRSVDVVARYGGDEFIILLPETKKTYALKTAERILKHIKNYDFFKNALKVKELNISIGIAGFPEDAGGTYELIKKADTALYQAKREGGGKALLCK
- a CDS encoding slipin family protein — protein: MPFSGMIIVIILLIIISAIKILREYERAVVFRLGRFLSVKGPGLFILWPGIDKMIKVSLRVITMDVPPQDVITKDNISIKVNAVAYFRVFEPSKAILEVEDYLYATSQLAQTTLRSVLGEYELDDILMKREKINLRLQKIIDLQTDPWGIKVSTVEIKHVDIPQEMQRAIARQAEAERERRAKVIHAEGELQAAEKLNQAAKIISETPTGIQLRFLQTLTEVATEKNSTTIFPVPIDLFAPFIKKISSKE
- a CDS encoding T9SS type A sorting domain-containing protein, whose protein sequence is MRIRLALDSNDNPHILYRHWGAAYPRYCYKDSIWHLCGPVEPDSGDANVQADVNIVLDNQDQIHIAYKYNDYVQFISGFKYAVGTLQGVDENSGSGKKGRLKSLVVYPTPASKRVKIRYDLIQQCAVELLFYDVTGACIKRLKRGSLMPGTYQEEFDLRDLAVGVYFIVVKQDKEKVSKKVLLIK
- a CDS encoding DivIVA domain-containing protein, coding for MPITPLEIRKQEFRKSLRGYDPHEVRSFLEMVSTEIENLLRENAGLNEKVKDMDAKIEDYRRMEKILQDTLTTTQKAADEVKNGARKEAETIIANARVEAQRFLKEAQSELARVKEETKMIEHQKLLLVSEFRGLLESYLRLLERLENK